The following are encoded in a window of Glandiceps talaboti chromosome 5, keGlaTala1.1, whole genome shotgun sequence genomic DNA:
- the LOC144434772 gene encoding indoleamine 2,3-dioxygenase 2-like — protein MAAEVEREVPRLGDFHVSEKLGFVLETPLQELPPYFQIWNELGNDLTDLILHGTLREKIHEMPLLDHILLEGHRQLRLAHLILSCLTSGYVWMGGEQDIPDRIPENLAIPFWRVSERLNMPAAVGMHCSVCLANWKLKDPTGPLQLENMDTIIKIQGGVDEAWFFLISVQVELDTAPALVNIVKAQQAVKDQDICTMIESLNVMTSTLKQMKMTLRRMHERSSPDVFFNVLRIFLSGWDHAAFRKLGYNGLIYEGVSEEPIKHSGGSAAQAAILYSYDEALGIKHDQAKEAIIHRFKQYMPPDHRNFIKAVANGPSIKEFVKVMQDSALSEAYMGCVGALKDFRSYHIQLACRYITIQAHRNAENNNENFTNHARVGSGGTGFMQYLKGLRNDTSNMLKQFKS, from the exons CAAGAACTTCCACCTTATTTCCAAATTTGGAATGAACTTGGCAATGACCTAACAGATCTTATTCTCCATGGAACTCTACGAGAAAAAATACATGAG ATGCCTCTCCTTGACCATATTTTGCTAGAAGGACATCGACAGTTGAGACTCGCCCATCTGATACTATCTTGTTTGACTAGTGGATATGTATGGATGGGAGGTGAACAAGATATACCTGAT agGATTCCAGAGAACCTAGCCATTCCATTTTGGAGAGTTTCAGAGAGACTGAACATGCCTGCAGCTGTAGGTATGCACTGTTCAGTTTGTCTGGCAAACTGGAAACTCAAAGATCCGACAGGCCCTCTTCAACTCGA AAACATGGACACTATCATCAAGATACAAGGTGGTGTTGATGAGGCATGGTTTTTCCTGATATCCGTACAAGTAGAACTAGACACAGCCCCTGCTTTAGTCAACATAGTGAAAGCCCAACAG GCAGTGAAAGACCAAGATATTTGTACCATGATAGAATCCCTAAATGTGATGACGTCCACATTGAAACAGATGAAGATGACACTAAGGAGAATGCATG aGAGAAGTAGTCCAGATGTGTTCTTCAACgttttgagaatttttttatCAGG GTGGGATCATGCAGCTTTCCGAAAATTAGGATACAATGGTTTGATTTATGAAGGAGTTAGTGAGGAACCAATCAAA CATTCAGGGGGAAGTGCAGCAcaggcagccattttgtatTCTTATGATGAAGCCCTTGGAATTAAACATGATCAAGCAAAAG AGGCCATCATTCATCGTTTTAAGCAGTACATGCCGCCAGATCATAGAAATTTCATCAAGGCTGTTGCTAATGGTCCCTCTATCAAAGAATTTGTAAAAGTCATGCAAGACTCGGCATTGTCAGAAGCTTATATGGGATGTGTTGGTGCTCTCAAAGATTTCAGAAGTTATCATATACAGCTTGCTTGTAG GTATATAACCATCCAAGCTCACAGGAATGCAGAGAACAACAATGAAAATTTCACCAATCACGCACGTGTTGGTAGTGGCGGTACAG GCTTTATGCAGTACTTGAAAGGTCTTCGCAACGACACATCCAACATGTTGAAGCAGTTCAAGTCATAG
- the LOC144435688 gene encoding xaa-Arg dipeptidase-like: protein MSDIAALKEKAGEAIDAASTELNALSQDIWSHPELCYDEHHAHKVLTDFLEKHGFQVERQYKMDTAFRATFDTGDKDGLNVCVISEYDALPDIGHACGHNLIAEVGVGAGIGAKAALEEAGQKVGKLIVMGTPAEEGGGGKVGLIKAGAFEDIDVAMMAHPTDKQNNVPTAIHLAIMQMNVTFHGKAAHASYAPWEGINALDAAVMFYQNMSVMRQQLKPSWRTHGVITNGGAKPNIIPEKTCVQYYLRTPTDAELPILQKKAVLCAEGAAKATGCTMEYEFGVHYANVIHNAPLIQLYRNNAEQVGVKLFTPEESGKAYAGSTDMGDVTHVVPGFHPKFGIGCQATTHSRGYTAEAGKPEAQIPAIQQAKVLAMTALDVFFQKGAINEIKESFKKDMEKEKALFVGSNKAD, encoded by the exons ATGAGTGATATCGCTGCTCTTAAAGAGAAAGCTGGCGAAGCTATAGATGCAGCAAGTACAGAACTAAATGCACTGAGTCAAGATATATGGTCGCATCCTGAACTCTGTTATGACGAACATCACGCTCACAAAGTGTTAACAGATTTTTTGGAGAAACATGGTTTCCAAGTTGAACGCCAGTATAAAATGGACACTGCATTCCGTGCAACATTTGACACGGGGGACAAAGATGGACTGAATGTTTGTGTTATTTCCGAATACGATGCTTTGCCAGATATTGGCCATGCTTGTGGACATAATTTGATTGCAGAAGTTGGAGTGGGAGCTGGTATAGGAGCCAAAGCTGCCCTGGAGGAAGCGGGACAAAAAGTTGGAAAG TTGATAGTTATGGGAACACCAGCAGAGGAAGGCGGCGGTGGTAAGGTAGGGTTGATCAAAGCTGGAGCATTTGAAGACATCGATGTAGCTATGATGGCACACCCAACagataaacaaaataatgtaccTACAGCCATACATCTTGCTATTATGCA AATGAATGTCACATTTCATGGTAAAGCAGCGCACGCATCCTATGCACCCTGGGAAGGTATCAATGCTTTGGATGCTGCTGTCATGTTTTATCAGAATATGTCTGTGATGAGACAACAACTCAAACCGTCATGGAGAACTCATG GTGTAATCACAAATGGTGGTGCTAAACCGAACATCATACCAGAGAAGACATGTGTACAGTATTATCTACGAACTCCTACTGATGCAGAACTACCAATTTTACAAAAGAAGGCAGTGCTGTGTGCAGAAGGGGCTGCCAAAGCTACAGGGTGTACA ATGGAATATGAATTTGGtgttcattatgcaaatgtcatCCATAATGCGCCACTGATACAGCTTTATAGAAACAATGCTGAACAAGTAGGAGTTAAACTGTTTACCCCAGAAGAAAGCGGCAAAGCATACGCTGGGTCCACAGACATGGGTGATGTCACTCATGTGGTACCAGGCTTTCATCCTAAGTTTGGTATTGGTTGCCAGGCAACTACTCACTCCAGAGGATACACAGCAGAAGCAG GTAAACCTGAGGCACAAATACCAGCCATTCAGCAAGCTAAAGTGTTAGCAATGACTGCACTTGATGTGTTTTTTCAGAAAGGTGctatcaatgaaatcaaagaAAGTTTCAAGAAAGATATGGAAAAAGAGAAAGCATTGTTTGTTGGGAGCAATAAAGCAGATTAA